In Helianthus annuus cultivar XRQ/B chromosome 3, HanXRQr2.0-SUNRISE, whole genome shotgun sequence, a single window of DNA contains:
- the LOC110930329 gene encoding uncharacterized protein LOC110930329 isoform X1: MVIASARISTCGSMELAPASFSTRHVGRDCVHLKSTSSQWLKKPPRWFGFSHVKISKFNHSACSVSMVSNNYVGRSTYRIKKDNDDKIYRRLDSCLVIPPPKGKKPKAVIKFLGGAFIGAVPEVTYRRVEITRYFNYLLGLLANQGYLIISVPYNVTFDHSQAAREVYERFHSCLNSILTSGLPDDGLLAAELVDLPLYSVGHSNGALLQVLTGSYFSDKLPKANAIISYNNRPATEAVPYFEQLGPLVSQLMPVVEASPVSSMAKGAADAWKALLDTAEAMTPDYDPEARVSLDKFVDQLPSVFNQVAQGISEFKPTPTENRECCKNSYNVKKTLLVKFNTDAIDETDLLEETLRPRVEAIGGTLEKVSLSGNHITPCIQEPKLQVGDVYTPADAIAQGLKNLSLNETKVAARTIADWLSSIS, translated from the exons ATGGTTATCGCATCTGCTAGAATCAGTACTTGTGGTTCAATGGAACTAGCTCCAGCTTCATTCAGTACGCGACATGTAGGTCGTGACTGTGTTCATCTCAAAAGTACGAGTTCCCAGTGGCTGAAGAAGCCGCCTCGATGGTTTGGTTTTTCCCATGTCAAAATAAGTAAATTTAATCATTCAGCTTGCTCGGTGAGTATGGTGTCAAATAATTATGTTGGAAGAAGCACGTACAGAATTAAAAAGGATAATGATGATAAGATATATCGGAGGCTTGATTCTTGTTTAGTTATTCCTCCACCTAAAGGCAAGAAGCCGAAAGCCGTTATTAAATTCCTTGGTGGCGCCTTTATTGGTGCAGTTCCGGAAGTTACCTATAGGCGAGTTGAAATAACTCGTTATTTTAA TTATCTTCTTGGGCTATTGGCAAATCAAGGCTATCTTATCATTTCTGTGCCGTATAACGTAACTTTTGATCACTCGCAAGCTGCAAGAGAAGTCTATGAGAGGTTTCATTCCTGCTTGAATTCAATACTAACATCAGGATTGCCTGATGATGGCCTGTTAGCAGCCGAACTTGTTGATCTTCCTCTTTATTCTGTTGGTCATAG TAACGGTGCGCTACTTCAAGTACTCACTGGGAGCTATTTTTCGGATAAGCTACCAAAG GCTAATGCCATAATATCATACAACAACAGGCCAGCAACAGAGGCGGTACCCTACTTCGAACAG TTAGGCCCTCTAGTAAGCCAGTTGATGCCTGTCGTGGAAGCATCTCCGGTATCTTCCATGGCTAAGGGTGCTGCAG ATGCGTGGAAAGCCCTGCTTGATACAGCCGAAGCGATGACGCCTGATTATGATCCCGAAGCTAGAGTTTCATTGGACAAGTTTGTTGATCAGTTGCCTTCAGTTTTTAATCAG GTTGCTCAAGGAATATCGGAATTCAAACCAACACCAACTGAAAACCGTGAATGTTGCAAGAACTCGTATAATGTCAAGAAAACACTCCTG GTGAAGTTCAATACTGATGCCATTGATGAGACCGATCTTCTTGAGGAGACTTTGAGGCCTCGTGTGGAAGCTATAGGTGGAACGCTTGAAAAAGTTTCATTGAGTGGTAACCACATCACACCATGCATCCAG GAACCAAAACTGCAAGTAGGTGATGTATACACTCCAGCGGACGCGATCGCGCAAGGGCTTAAGAATCTTTCGCTAAATGAGACTAAAGTCGCGGCCAGAACCATTGCAGACTGGCTTAGCAGCATTAGTTAG
- the LOC110930329 gene encoding uncharacterized protein LOC110930329 isoform X2 — protein sequence MVIASARISTCGSMELAPASFSTRHVGRDCVHLKSTSSQWLKKPPRWFGFSHVKISKFNHSACSVSMVSNNYVGRSTYRIKKDNDDKIYRRLDSCLVIPPPKGKKPKAVIKFLGGAFIGAVPEVTYSYLLGLLANQGYLIISVPYNVTFDHSQAAREVYERFHSCLNSILTSGLPDDGLLAAELVDLPLYSVGHSNGALLQVLTGSYFSDKLPKANAIISYNNRPATEAVPYFEQLGPLVSQLMPVVEASPVSSMAKGAADAWKALLDTAEAMTPDYDPEARVSLDKFVDQLPSVFNQVAQGISEFKPTPTENRECCKNSYNVKKTLLVKFNTDAIDETDLLEETLRPRVEAIGGTLEKVSLSGNHITPCIQEPKLQVGDVYTPADAIAQGLKNLSLNETKVAARTIADWLSSIS from the exons ATGGTTATCGCATCTGCTAGAATCAGTACTTGTGGTTCAATGGAACTAGCTCCAGCTTCATTCAGTACGCGACATGTAGGTCGTGACTGTGTTCATCTCAAAAGTACGAGTTCCCAGTGGCTGAAGAAGCCGCCTCGATGGTTTGGTTTTTCCCATGTCAAAATAAGTAAATTTAATCATTCAGCTTGCTCGGTGAGTATGGTGTCAAATAATTATGTTGGAAGAAGCACGTACAGAATTAAAAAGGATAATGATGATAAGATATATCGGAGGCTTGATTCTTGTTTAGTTATTCCTCCACCTAAAGGCAAGAAGCCGAAAGCCGTTATTAAATTCCTTGGTGGCGCCTTTATTGGTGCAGTTCCGGAAGTTACCTATAG TTATCTTCTTGGGCTATTGGCAAATCAAGGCTATCTTATCATTTCTGTGCCGTATAACGTAACTTTTGATCACTCGCAAGCTGCAAGAGAAGTCTATGAGAGGTTTCATTCCTGCTTGAATTCAATACTAACATCAGGATTGCCTGATGATGGCCTGTTAGCAGCCGAACTTGTTGATCTTCCTCTTTATTCTGTTGGTCATAG TAACGGTGCGCTACTTCAAGTACTCACTGGGAGCTATTTTTCGGATAAGCTACCAAAG GCTAATGCCATAATATCATACAACAACAGGCCAGCAACAGAGGCGGTACCCTACTTCGAACAG TTAGGCCCTCTAGTAAGCCAGTTGATGCCTGTCGTGGAAGCATCTCCGGTATCTTCCATGGCTAAGGGTGCTGCAG ATGCGTGGAAAGCCCTGCTTGATACAGCCGAAGCGATGACGCCTGATTATGATCCCGAAGCTAGAGTTTCATTGGACAAGTTTGTTGATCAGTTGCCTTCAGTTTTTAATCAG GTTGCTCAAGGAATATCGGAATTCAAACCAACACCAACTGAAAACCGTGAATGTTGCAAGAACTCGTATAATGTCAAGAAAACACTCCTG GTGAAGTTCAATACTGATGCCATTGATGAGACCGATCTTCTTGAGGAGACTTTGAGGCCTCGTGTGGAAGCTATAGGTGGAACGCTTGAAAAAGTTTCATTGAGTGGTAACCACATCACACCATGCATCCAG GAACCAAAACTGCAAGTAGGTGATGTATACACTCCAGCGGACGCGATCGCGCAAGGGCTTAAGAATCTTTCGCTAAATGAGACTAAAGTCGCGGCCAGAACCATTGCAGACTGGCTTAGCAGCATTAGTTAG